The Acidobacteriota bacterium genome includes a window with the following:
- the ruvX gene encoding Holliday junction resolvase RuvX, translating to MANPNDNAAPEPPPAHKRILALDVGSRRIGVAVSDALGITAQGLTTIQRKNKKTDFAALRRLLEDYAVAEIVVGFPLRMSGEGGPMAEQMTLFAGELRAKFALPVHLWDERLTSAEANRILRSTDMSIEKRAGAVDRMAAVLILQSFLAARASQG from the coding sequence GTGGCGAACCCAAACGATAATGCGGCGCCGGAGCCGCCGCCCGCGCATAAAAGGATCCTGGCGCTCGACGTGGGCTCGCGCCGCATCGGCGTGGCGGTGTCCGACGCGCTCGGCATCACCGCGCAGGGCCTTACCACCATCCAGCGCAAGAACAAGAAAACGGATTTCGCCGCGCTGCGCCGCCTGCTCGAGGACTACGCCGTTGCGGAGATCGTGGTCGGCTTTCCGCTGCGCATGAGCGGTGAGGGCGGTCCGATGGCCGAGCAGATGACGCTCTTTGCCGGCGAACTGCGCGCCAAGTTCGCCTTGCCCGTCCATCTTTGGGACGAGCGCCTGACCTCGGCGGAAGCGAATCGCATCCTGCGCTCCACCGACATGAGCATCGAGAAGCGTGCCGGCGCCGTGGACCGCATGGCCGCGGTGCTCATCCTGCAAAGTTTCCTCGCGGCACGCGCGAGTCAGGGATGA
- a CDS encoding AI-2E family transporter, whose protein sequence is MSPHEPQGKLTELLGVEPEPAGELRPRTLDSSTRHIERSSGTQATANVLLTTLAAFAVVYLAKLVLITLLVSVLIAFMLEPAVSLLERTRMPRALATGIVMLIIAGLIYLGGYYIYGKTMVFIDELPQYTQKVRKIADEYRAKAQKLEQSTAAVTPAPPPDKNTVKVEQQTNWTEYLSNSLGGFTEVVLAVSFIPFLVFFMLTWQEHVRAATVMLFKMENRNTAYVTLGRISKMIKAFMLGNLLIGVFTSLLTTIVFFAIGLPNAFVLGFLSGFLSLVPYLGVVLAMVPPLLAAFGQETTPEILVIILTILGLHLFAINVLYPKVLGKRLQLNPLAVTIALLVWGWLWGAWGLILAIPITAAMKIMFDHIEALQPYGTWMGE, encoded by the coding sequence ATGAGTCCACACGAACCACAAGGCAAGCTGACGGAGTTGCTGGGCGTGGAGCCCGAGCCGGCGGGCGAGTTGCGTCCGCGCACCCTCGACAGCAGCACGCGCCACATCGAGCGTTCCAGCGGCACCCAGGCCACCGCCAACGTGCTGCTGACCACGCTGGCGGCGTTCGCGGTGGTCTACCTGGCGAAGCTGGTGCTCATCACGCTGCTCGTCTCGGTGCTGATCGCCTTCATGCTCGAGCCCGCGGTGAGCTTGCTGGAGCGCACCCGCATGCCGCGCGCCCTGGCTACCGGCATCGTGATGCTGATCATCGCCGGCTTGATCTACCTGGGCGGGTACTACATCTACGGCAAGACCATGGTGTTCATCGACGAGCTGCCGCAGTACACGCAAAAAGTCCGCAAGATCGCGGACGAGTATCGCGCCAAGGCGCAGAAGCTCGAGCAGAGCACGGCAGCCGTTACCCCGGCGCCACCGCCCGACAAGAACACGGTGAAGGTGGAGCAGCAAACCAACTGGACGGAGTATCTCTCGAACTCGCTCGGTGGCTTCACCGAAGTGGTGCTGGCGGTATCGTTCATCCCCTTCCTGGTGTTCTTCATGCTGACGTGGCAGGAGCACGTTCGCGCCGCCACCGTGATGCTGTTCAAGATGGAGAACCGCAACACTGCCTACGTCACCCTGGGGCGCATCTCGAAGATGATCAAGGCGTTCATGCTGGGGAACCTGCTGATCGGCGTGTTCACCTCGCTGCTGACGACCATTGTGTTCTTCGCCATTGGATTACCCAACGCCTTCGTGCTCGGATTCCTCTCCGGATTCCTCAGCCTGGTGCCGTATTTGGGCGTGGTGCTGGCCATGGTGCCGCCACTGCTCGCCGCCTTCGGACAGGAGACCACGCCGGAAATCCTGGTCATCATCCTTACTATCCTCGGACTGCACCTGTTCGCCATCAACGTGCTCTATCCCAAAGTGCTGGGCAAGCGGCTGCAACTCAACCCGCTGGCGGTCACCATCGCGCTGCTGGTCTGGGGATGGCTGTGGGGAGCTTGGGGACTGATCCTCGCCATCCCGATCACAGCGGCGATGAAGATCATGTTCGACCACATCGAGGCGCTGCAACCCTACGGGACATGGATGGGGGAGTAG